Proteins encoded by one window of Streptomyces uncialis:
- a CDS encoding MerR family transcriptional regulator — protein MSYSVGQVARITGVTVRTLHHYDGIGLLTPGGRSHAGHRRYDDADLDRLQQILFYRELGFPLEEVAVLLDDPRADPRAHLRRQHGLLTGRIERLRRMAAAVETAMEAHRMGIRLTPEEKFEVFGDFDPDAHAREAEERWGTTDAYRQSRRRTTAWTKDDWKDATVRFDAIHRRMADLLVAGTAADSGAAADVAEEHRRFISDRYYTCDPAMHAALGEMYVADERFTATYEAIEPGLAVYMRDAMRANAERGGRG, from the coding sequence ATGAGCTATTCCGTGGGACAGGTCGCCCGGATCACCGGGGTCACGGTGCGCACACTGCACCACTACGACGGGATCGGGCTGCTCACGCCCGGCGGGCGCAGCCACGCCGGGCACCGCCGCTACGACGACGCCGATCTGGACCGGCTCCAGCAGATCCTCTTCTACCGGGAACTGGGCTTCCCGCTGGAGGAGGTCGCCGTCCTCCTCGACGACCCGCGCGCGGACCCCCGCGCACACCTGCGGCGTCAGCACGGGCTGCTGACCGGCCGTATCGAGAGGCTGCGGCGGATGGCCGCAGCCGTGGAGACCGCCATGGAGGCACACCGGATGGGCATCCGACTGACACCCGAGGAGAAGTTCGAGGTGTTCGGCGACTTCGACCCGGACGCCCACGCGCGGGAGGCCGAGGAACGCTGGGGCACCACCGACGCCTATCGGCAGTCCAGGCGCCGCACCACCGCCTGGACCAAGGACGACTGGAAGGACGCCACCGTCCGCTTCGACGCGATCCACCGGCGTATGGCCGATCTGCTCGTCGCGGGGACGGCCGCCGACTCCGGGGCCGCGGCGGACGTCGCCGAGGAGCACCGCCGGTTCATCTCGGACCGGTACTACACCTGCGACCCCGCCATGCACGCCGCGCTCGGCGAGATGTACGTGGCCGATGAACGGTTCACCGCGACGTACGAGGCGATCGAGCCGGGTCTCGCGGTCTATATGCGGGACGCGATGCGGGCGAACGCGGAACGCGGGGGCCGCGGGTAG
- a CDS encoding threonine/serine exporter family protein: protein MSERKTPAGVTDTAGPGDGKPVSDEARSAFSQPTGVHPQPGAAEEDSQTTSEFAVPEGVPEPSAAEPEGSAFSAPRTYSARSAPPAFTPAAGTPLVRLTQEAPWQDRMRTMLRMSVTERPAPEHAQRHEDEVGPAVPRVLDLTLRIGELLLAGGEGAEDVEAAMFAVCRSYGLDRCEPTVTFTLLSISHQPSLVEDPVTASRTVRRRGTDYTRLAAVFRLVHDISDPQTDVSLEEAYRRLAEIRRNRHPYPGWVLTAANGVLAGSASVLVGGDVIVFVAAAVGAMLGDRLAWLCAGRGLPEFYQFIVAAMPPAAIGVALTLAHADVRASAVITGGLFALLPGRALVAGVQDGLTGFYITASARLLEVMYFFVGIVIGVLLILYFGVRLDAKLNPDAALLVIERPLWQIAASMMLTLAFAVLLQQERSTVLAVTLNGGVAWVVYGAMHYVGGLSPVASTAVAAGLVGLFGQLMSRYRYASALPYVTAAIGPLLPGSATYFGLLGFAQNELDAGLVSLTKAAALAMAIAIGVNLGSEISRLFLRVPGAGGRRAAKRTRGF, encoded by the coding sequence GTGAGCGAGCGGAAGACCCCGGCGGGGGTGACGGACACGGCCGGTCCCGGTGACGGCAAGCCCGTGTCGGACGAGGCGCGCAGCGCCTTCAGTCAGCCGACGGGGGTGCATCCGCAGCCCGGGGCCGCCGAGGAGGACTCCCAGACGACGTCCGAGTTCGCGGTGCCCGAGGGGGTGCCCGAACCGTCCGCCGCCGAGCCCGAGGGGTCGGCGTTCTCTGCCCCGCGCACCTACAGCGCGCGCAGCGCTCCGCCCGCGTTCACCCCGGCGGCCGGGACCCCCCTGGTCCGGCTGACGCAGGAGGCGCCCTGGCAGGACCGGATGCGGACCATGCTGCGGATGTCGGTGACCGAGCGCCCGGCGCCGGAGCACGCGCAGCGCCACGAGGACGAGGTGGGGCCCGCGGTACCGCGGGTGCTCGACCTGACGCTGCGGATCGGGGAGCTGCTGCTCGCGGGCGGTGAGGGCGCCGAGGACGTGGAGGCGGCGATGTTCGCCGTGTGCCGTTCGTACGGGCTCGACCGCTGCGAGCCGACCGTGACGTTCACCCTGCTGTCGATCTCGCATCAGCCGTCCCTGGTCGAGGACCCGGTGACGGCCTCCCGGACGGTACGCCGCCGGGGCACCGACTACACCCGGCTGGCGGCCGTCTTCCGGCTCGTCCACGACATCAGCGACCCGCAGACCGATGTCTCCCTGGAGGAGGCGTACCGGCGGCTCGCGGAGATACGCCGCAACCGCCATCCGTACCCCGGATGGGTCCTGACCGCCGCCAACGGCGTGCTCGCGGGTTCCGCCTCCGTGCTGGTGGGCGGTGATGTGATCGTGTTCGTGGCGGCGGCGGTCGGCGCGATGCTGGGCGACCGGCTGGCGTGGCTGTGCGCGGGGCGGGGGCTGCCGGAGTTCTACCAGTTCATCGTGGCCGCGATGCCGCCGGCGGCGATCGGGGTGGCGCTCACGCTGGCCCACGCGGACGTACGGGCGTCCGCGGTGATCACCGGCGGACTGTTCGCGCTGCTGCCCGGACGGGCGCTGGTCGCCGGGGTCCAGGACGGGCTCACCGGCTTCTACATCACCGCCTCCGCCCGGCTCCTGGAGGTCATGTACTTCTTCGTGGGCATCGTCATCGGGGTCCTGCTGATCCTGTACTTCGGGGTGCGGCTGGACGCCAAGCTCAATCCGGACGCCGCGCTGCTGGTGATCGAGCGGCCCCTGTGGCAGATCGCGGCGTCCATGATGCTGACGCTCGCGTTCGCCGTGCTGTTGCAGCAGGAACGTTCCACCGTGCTGGCGGTGACCCTCAACGGCGGGGTCGCCTGGGTCGTGTACGGGGCGATGCACTACGTCGGCGGGCTGTCGCCCGTCGCGTCCACCGCTGTCGCGGCGGGGCTGGTGGGGCTGTTCGGCCAGTTGATGTCCCGCTACCGGTACGCGTCCGCGCTGCCGTACGTGACGGCGGCGATCGGGCCGCTGCTGCCCGGTTCGGCGACGTACTTCGGGCTGCTGGGGTTCGCCCAGAACGAGCTGGACGCGGGGCTGGTGTCGCTCACGAAGGCCGCGGCGCTGGCGATGGCGATCGCGATCGGGGTGAATCTCGGGTCGGAGATCTCCCGGTTGTTCCTGCGGGTTCCGGGGGCGGGGGGGCGGCGGGCGGCGAAGCGGACGCGCGGCTTCTAG
- a CDS encoding ATP-binding cassette domain-containing protein, producing MAETAIAVEAVHKSFGAKRALDGLDLRVARGTVHAVLGPNGAGKTTLVRVLATLLRHDGGRATVAGHDVRADADGVRRRIGLLGQHAALDEELGGRQNLEMFGRLHHLGARGAGARADGLLERFGLADTGPKPVKRYSGGMRRRLDLAASLITEPEVLFLDEPTTGLDPRGRAEVWSSVRSLVGGGTTVLLTTQYLEEADQLAHRVSVVDQGRVIADGTADELKARTGGDRLDVVVRRPDQLAAVARMLPGGAVADPDRRLVSAPVTDRMAALTGVVRALEESGIEAEDIAVRRPTLDEVFLRLIEGAAV from the coding sequence ATGGCCGAAACGGCGATCGCGGTCGAGGCGGTGCACAAGAGTTTCGGCGCCAAGCGGGCCCTGGACGGGCTGGACCTGAGGGTCGCCCGGGGCACCGTCCACGCCGTCCTGGGACCCAACGGCGCGGGCAAGACCACCCTGGTGCGCGTCCTCGCGACCCTGCTGCGCCACGACGGGGGCCGGGCGACGGTGGCCGGGCACGACGTACGCGCCGACGCGGACGGGGTGCGCCGGCGGATCGGTCTGCTGGGCCAGCACGCGGCGCTGGACGAGGAACTGGGCGGACGGCAGAACCTGGAGATGTTCGGGCGGCTCCACCACCTGGGCGCCCGTGGCGCGGGCGCCCGCGCCGACGGACTGCTGGAGCGGTTCGGCCTGGCGGACACCGGCCCCAAGCCGGTGAAGCGGTACAGCGGCGGCATGCGGCGCAGGCTCGACCTCGCCGCGAGCCTGATCACCGAACCGGAGGTGCTGTTCCTGGACGAGCCCACGACCGGGCTCGACCCGCGCGGCCGCGCGGAGGTGTGGTCCTCGGTCCGCTCACTGGTCGGCGGCGGCACCACCGTGCTGCTCACCACGCAGTACCTGGAGGAGGCCGACCAGCTCGCGCACCGGGTCTCCGTGGTGGACCAGGGGCGCGTCATCGCGGACGGCACCGCCGACGAACTGAAGGCACGGACCGGCGGCGACCGCCTCGACGTGGTCGTCCGGCGGCCGGACCAACTGGCCGCCGTGGCAAGGATGCTGCCCGGCGGAGCGGTGGCCGACCCGGACCGGCGGCTGGTCAGCGCCCCGGTCACCGACCGGATGGCCGCGCTCACGGGCGTCGTGCGCGCGCTGGAGGAGTCGGGCATCGAGGCGGAGGACATCGCCGTCCGCCGCCCCACGCTGGACGAGGTCTTCCTGCGACTCATCGAGGGAGCGGCGGTATGA
- a CDS encoding glutamate decarboxylase gives MSLHRGTQRPGARPMAVNPFYGEADPLGDMVDAPPKHRLPDGPLPPTTAYQLVHDELMLDGNARLNLATFVTTWMEPQAGVLMAECRDKNMIDKDEYPRTAELERRCVSMLAHLWNAPDPDTTVGCSTTGSSEACMLAGMALKRRWALRNADRYPSRTTRPNLVMGVNVQVCWDKFCNFWEVEARQVPMEGDRFHLDPAAAAELCDENTIGVVAILGSTFDGSYEPVAELCAALDDLQERTGLDVPVHVDGASGAMIAPFLDPDLVWDFRLPRVSSVNTSGHKYGLVYPGVGWALWRSAAELPEDLVFRVNYLGGDMPTFALNFSRPGAQVAAQYYTFLRLGREGFRAVQQSTRNVARELAERMESLGDFRLLTRGDELPVFAVTTADDVSAFDVFDVSRRLRERGWLVPAYTFPANREDLAVLRVVCRNGFSEDLAALFMEDLERLLPELRAQSGPLVTDRNAATGFHH, from the coding sequence GTGTCCCTGCACCGAGGCACCCAGCGGCCCGGGGCCCGGCCGATGGCCGTGAACCCGTTCTACGGCGAGGCCGACCCCCTGGGGGACATGGTCGACGCCCCGCCCAAGCACCGGCTGCCGGACGGGCCGCTGCCGCCCACCACCGCGTATCAGCTCGTCCACGACGAACTGATGCTCGACGGCAACGCGCGGCTGAACCTCGCGACCTTCGTCACCACCTGGATGGAGCCGCAGGCCGGGGTGCTGATGGCGGAGTGCCGCGACAAGAACATGATCGACAAGGACGAGTACCCCCGGACCGCCGAGCTGGAGCGGCGGTGTGTGTCGATGCTGGCCCATCTGTGGAACGCGCCGGACCCGGACACCACCGTCGGCTGCTCCACCACCGGGTCCAGCGAGGCGTGCATGCTCGCCGGAATGGCCCTGAAGCGGCGCTGGGCGCTGCGCAACGCCGACCGCTACCCGTCGCGGACGACCCGGCCGAATCTGGTGATGGGCGTCAATGTGCAGGTGTGCTGGGACAAGTTCTGCAACTTCTGGGAGGTCGAGGCGCGTCAGGTGCCGATGGAGGGCGACCGCTTCCACCTCGACCCCGCGGCGGCGGCCGAACTGTGCGACGAGAACACCATCGGCGTGGTCGCGATCCTCGGTTCCACCTTCGACGGGTCCTACGAGCCGGTGGCCGAGCTGTGCGCGGCCCTGGACGACCTCCAGGAACGCACCGGACTGGACGTACCCGTGCATGTGGACGGCGCGTCCGGCGCGATGATCGCGCCGTTCCTGGACCCGGACCTGGTCTGGGACTTCCGGCTGCCGCGGGTGTCGTCCGTCAACACCTCCGGCCACAAGTACGGGCTGGTGTACCCGGGGGTGGGCTGGGCACTGTGGCGGTCGGCGGCGGAACTGCCGGAGGACCTGGTGTTCCGGGTGAACTACCTGGGCGGTGACATGCCGACGTTCGCGCTGAACTTCTCCCGGCCGGGCGCGCAGGTCGCCGCGCAGTACTACACGTTCCTGCGGCTGGGCCGTGAGGGATTCCGCGCGGTGCAGCAGTCGACCCGGAACGTGGCCCGGGAACTGGCGGAACGCATGGAGTCGCTGGGCGACTTCCGGCTGCTGACCAGGGGCGACGAGCTGCCGGTGTTCGCGGTGACCACCGCGGACGACGTGAGCGCGTTCGACGTCTTCGATGTGTCACGGCGGCTGCGGGAGCGGGGCTGGCTGGTGCCCGCGTACACGTTCCCGGCGAACCGGGAGGATCTCGCGGTGCTGCGGGTGGTCTGCCGCAACGGGTTCTCGGAGGATCTGGCGGCACTGTTCATGGAGGATCTGGAACGGCTGCTTCCGGAACTGCGGGCGCAGAGCGGGCCGTTGGTGACGGACCGGAACGCCGCGACCGGCTTCCACCACTGA
- a CDS encoding ABC transporter permease, whose translation MTRRELAHWAREPVQLIVGLVFPVMLLLMFGYLIGGGRGVRGDYIDFLVPGMLVLAMAFGLESTMVAVTQDLNKGVIDRFRSMPMVDGAVLVGRSAADMLQSAAALAVMAGVGLAVGWRVHGSFLGVVGAVGLLLLLRFAMLWVGIHLAMVAGRPEMVQTVQILVWPLGFLSNAFAVPEAMPSWLGPVVEWNPMSATATAVRDLFGSEGGATATSWAAEHAGLLAVLWPLLLLAVFFPLAVRKFGALSK comes from the coding sequence ATGACCCGCCGCGAGCTGGCGCACTGGGCGCGGGAGCCGGTGCAGCTGATCGTGGGGCTCGTCTTCCCGGTGATGCTGCTGCTGATGTTCGGGTACCTGATCGGCGGCGGCCGGGGGGTGCGCGGCGACTACATCGACTTCCTGGTCCCCGGGATGCTGGTACTGGCCATGGCGTTCGGGCTGGAGTCCACCATGGTCGCGGTCACCCAGGACCTCAACAAGGGGGTGATCGACCGGTTCCGCTCGATGCCGATGGTCGACGGAGCCGTCCTGGTCGGCCGTTCCGCGGCGGACATGCTCCAGTCGGCGGCGGCGCTGGCCGTCATGGCCGGGGTCGGTCTCGCCGTCGGCTGGCGGGTGCACGGCTCCTTCTTGGGTGTCGTGGGCGCGGTCGGACTGCTGCTCCTGCTGCGCTTCGCGATGCTGTGGGTGGGCATCCACCTCGCCATGGTCGCGGGCCGTCCGGAGATGGTGCAGACCGTGCAGATCCTGGTGTGGCCGCTGGGCTTCCTGTCGAACGCGTTCGCCGTTCCCGAGGCCATGCCGTCCTGGCTCGGCCCGGTCGTGGAATGGAACCCCATGTCCGCGACGGCGACGGCGGTGCGCGACCTGTTCGGCAGCGAGGGCGGCGCCACGGCCACGTCCTGGGCGGCGGAGCACGCCGGTCTCCTCGCGGTGCTCTGGCCGCTGCTGCTCCTCGCGGTGTTCTTCCCGCTGGCCGTACGGAAGTTCGGCGCGCTCAGCAAGTGA
- a CDS encoding YbjQ family protein: MGIEDYGGGMNPESDVLVVTTNDVPGYRVERVIGEVFGLTVRSRHLGSQIGAGLKSMIGGELKGLTKTLVETRNQAMDRLIEQTRARGGNAVLMFRFDVTEASDVGTEVCAYGTACVIVPQQQ; the protein is encoded by the coding sequence GTGGGCATCGAAGACTATGGCGGCGGTATGAACCCCGAGTCGGACGTCCTGGTGGTGACGACGAACGACGTGCCCGGTTACCGGGTGGAACGGGTGATCGGCGAGGTCTTCGGGCTCACCGTCCGCTCCCGCCATCTGGGCAGCCAGATCGGCGCGGGGCTGAAGTCGATGATCGGCGGCGAGCTGAAGGGCCTGACCAAGACACTGGTCGAGACCCGCAACCAGGCGATGGACCGGCTGATCGAGCAGACCCGCGCGCGGGGCGGCAACGCGGTCCTGATGTTCCGTTTCGACGTGACCGAGGCGTCGGACGTCGGTACCGAGGTCTGTGCGTACGGGACCGCGTGTGTGATCGTCCCGCAGCAGCAGTAG
- a CDS encoding inorganic diphosphatase produces the protein MEFDVTIEIPKGSRNKYEVDHETGRIRLDRRLFTSTSYPADYGFVENTLGEDGDPLDALVILDEPTFPGCLIRCRAIGMFRMTDEAGGDDKLLCVPASDPRVEHLRDIHHVSEFDRLEIQHFFEVYKDLEPGKSVEGANWVGRTDAEAEIERSYKRLKEQGGH, from the coding sequence GTGGAGTTCGACGTCACGATCGAGATTCCGAAGGGTTCGCGGAACAAGTACGAGGTCGATCACGAGACCGGTCGCATCCGGCTCGACCGTCGACTCTTCACGTCGACCAGCTACCCGGCCGACTACGGCTTCGTGGAGAACACCCTGGGTGAGGACGGCGACCCGCTGGACGCGCTCGTCATCCTGGACGAGCCGACCTTCCCCGGCTGTCTGATCCGCTGCCGCGCGATCGGCATGTTCCGGATGACGGACGAGGCCGGCGGCGACGACAAGCTTCTGTGCGTGCCCGCGTCGGACCCGCGCGTGGAGCACCTGCGGGACATCCACCACGTCTCGGAGTTCGACCGCCTGGAGATCCAGCACTTCTTCGAGGTCTACAAGGACCTGGAGCCCGGCAAGTCCGTCGAGGGCGCCAACTGGGTGGGCCGCACCGATGCCGAAGCCGAGATCGAGCGGTCCTACAAGCGTCTGAAGGAGCAGGGCGGCCACTGA
- a CDS encoding aldehyde dehydrogenase family protein: MSFFTDLAHQYIDGEWRTGSGSWDIIDFNPYNGEKLAALTVATRAEVDDAYRAAERAQKSWADVSPYERRGVLERALSITEGLEDEIVEALIDELGGTRAKAVAEVHMAKEFLRESMHLALRPAGQILPAAERSRENRLYRVPVGVVAVISPFNFPFLITLKSVAPALALGNAVVIKPNQNTPVVGGGLIARIFEEAGLPAGLLNVLVTDIAEIGDALIEHPVPKVVSFAGSDRVGRHVAAVSAARLKRCVLELSGNSALVVLDDLDEAGLDYAVGAAVYSRYVYQGQVCMAANRILVDRSLEREFTERFVARVRALRTGDPRDPETHIGPVINDFQAEALTNLVDQALTEGATALLHGRTIGNLVEPTVLTGLPDDSPLLRQEIFGPVALLLPFDGEDEAVRIANNTPYGLGGAVHTADTERGVSFARRVETGMFHVNDSTIHDDPMVAFGGEKQSGLGRLNGEATVEAFTTWKWISVQHARPPFSL, encoded by the coding sequence ATGTCCTTCTTCACTGACCTGGCCCACCAGTACATCGATGGCGAATGGCGGACCGGCAGCGGCTCGTGGGACATCATCGACTTCAACCCGTACAACGGCGAGAAGCTGGCCGCCCTGACCGTGGCCACGCGCGCGGAGGTCGACGACGCCTACCGGGCGGCGGAGCGGGCGCAGAAGAGCTGGGCGGACGTGAGCCCCTACGAGCGGCGCGGCGTCCTGGAGCGGGCCCTGAGCATCACCGAGGGTCTTGAGGACGAGATAGTCGAGGCTCTCATCGACGAGCTCGGCGGCACCCGCGCGAAGGCCGTCGCCGAGGTGCACATGGCCAAGGAGTTCCTGCGCGAGTCGATGCATCTGGCGTTGCGCCCCGCGGGCCAGATCCTGCCGGCCGCCGAGCGGAGCCGGGAGAACCGCCTGTACCGGGTCCCGGTGGGCGTCGTCGCGGTAATCAGCCCGTTCAACTTCCCCTTCCTGATCACCCTCAAGTCGGTCGCCCCGGCGCTCGCCCTGGGCAACGCGGTCGTCATCAAGCCCAACCAGAACACCCCCGTGGTGGGCGGCGGACTGATCGCCCGGATCTTCGAGGAGGCGGGCCTGCCCGCCGGGCTGCTCAACGTCCTCGTGACCGACATCGCGGAGATCGGTGACGCGCTCATCGAGCACCCCGTCCCCAAGGTCGTCTCGTTCGCCGGATCGGACCGCGTCGGCCGTCATGTCGCCGCCGTCAGCGCGGCCCGCCTCAAGCGCTGCGTCCTCGAACTCAGCGGCAACAGCGCCCTGGTGGTGCTGGACGACCTGGACGAGGCCGGGCTGGACTACGCCGTCGGCGCGGCCGTGTACAGCCGGTACGTGTACCAGGGCCAGGTCTGTATGGCCGCGAACCGCATTCTCGTGGACCGCTCCCTGGAGCGCGAGTTCACCGAACGCTTCGTCGCGCGGGTACGGGCGCTGCGCACCGGTGACCCCCGTGACCCGGAGACCCATATCGGCCCGGTGATCAACGACTTCCAGGCCGAGGCCCTGACCAACCTCGTCGACCAGGCCCTCACGGAGGGGGCCACGGCCCTGCTGCACGGCCGGACGATCGGCAATCTCGTGGAGCCGACCGTCCTCACCGGGCTGCCCGACGATTCCCCGCTGCTGCGCCAGGAGATCTTCGGCCCGGTCGCGCTGCTCCTCCCGTTCGACGGCGAGGACGAGGCCGTCCGGATCGCCAACAACACCCCGTACGGGCTCGGCGGTGCCGTGCACACGGCCGACACCGAGCGCGGGGTGAGCTTCGCGCGTCGCGTCGAGACCGGGATGTTCCACGTCAACGACAGCACGATCCACGACGACCCGATGGTGGCCTTCGGCGGGGAGAAGCAGTCGGGGCTCGGCCGTCTCAACGGTGAGGCCACCGTCGAGGCGTTCACCACCTGGAAGTGGATCTCGGTCCAGCACGCCCGCCCCCCGTTCTCCTTGTGA
- a CDS encoding PadR family transcriptional regulator yields MSAIRLLVLGAVRQHVRAHGYQVRNDLEYWGAHEWSNAKPGSIYHALKQMAKQGVLRAHEVAPSTAGGPPRVEYELTGRGEEEFLTLLRGALTTYDQKSDVLSAAIGFIVDLPRDEVVDLLKRRVRAMEEWRTTVLEYYTPGPGPGETDHIGEIMNFWVHSADSDAAWTRGLIARIEGGAYVFAGEGEPFVGVLTEGQVNPYATGETHPGDKH; encoded by the coding sequence ATGTCGGCGATCCGGCTGCTCGTTCTGGGGGCGGTGCGCCAGCATGTGCGCGCCCACGGCTACCAGGTGCGCAACGACCTGGAGTACTGGGGCGCCCATGAGTGGTCCAACGCCAAGCCGGGTTCGATCTACCACGCCCTGAAGCAGATGGCGAAGCAGGGCGTCCTGCGCGCGCACGAGGTGGCGCCCTCCACGGCCGGCGGCCCGCCCCGGGTGGAGTACGAGCTGACCGGGCGGGGCGAGGAGGAGTTCCTCACCCTGCTGAGGGGGGCCCTGACCACGTACGACCAGAAGTCGGACGTCCTGTCGGCGGCCATCGGCTTCATCGTCGACCTGCCCCGCGACGAGGTCGTGGACCTCCTCAAGCGGCGGGTGCGGGCCATGGAGGAGTGGCGGACCACGGTCCTGGAGTACTACACACCCGGGCCGGGGCCCGGCGAGACCGACCACATCGGCGAGATCATGAACTTCTGGGTCCACTCGGCCGACTCGGACGCGGCGTGGACCCGTGGGCTGATCGCGCGGATCGAGGGCGGCGCGTATGTCTTCGCGGGCGAGGGGGAGCCGTTCGTCGGCGTCCTGACCGAGGGCCAGGTCAATCCGTACGCCACCGGCGAGACCCATCCCGGGGACAAGCACTGA
- a CDS encoding DedA family protein: protein MTTLALGPSWLDPNHLLNEFGVYGLLIIVFAESGLLIGFFLPGDSLLFTTGLLVTTGQLTMDLWLVCVLICVAAILGDQAGYLFGKKVGPALFNRPDSRFFKQENVLKAHDFFEKHGPKSLVLARFVPIVRTFTPIIAGVSGMRYRSFITFNIIGGILWGAGVTLLGAWLGRHALVRDNIEAMLIGIVLLSIVPIVIEFARARGQSKRAVAGAPDPDEPQTRGRHAKR from the coding sequence GTGACGACGCTTGCGCTCGGACCGAGCTGGCTGGACCCGAACCATCTGCTCAACGAGTTCGGTGTCTACGGCCTGCTGATCATCGTCTTCGCCGAGTCGGGCCTGCTCATCGGGTTCTTCCTGCCGGGTGACTCCCTGCTGTTCACCACGGGCCTGCTCGTGACCACCGGGCAGCTCACCATGGACCTGTGGCTGGTGTGCGTGCTGATCTGCGTCGCGGCGATCCTGGGCGACCAGGCGGGATATCTGTTCGGCAAGAAGGTCGGCCCCGCGCTCTTCAACCGCCCGGACTCCCGCTTCTTCAAACAGGAGAACGTGCTCAAGGCGCACGACTTCTTCGAGAAGCACGGGCCGAAGTCGCTGGTCCTGGCGCGGTTCGTGCCCATCGTCCGCACGTTCACGCCGATCATCGCGGGCGTCAGCGGGATGCGGTACCGCTCGTTCATCACGTTCAACATCATCGGCGGCATCCTGTGGGGCGCCGGGGTCACGCTGCTGGGCGCGTGGCTCGGGCGGCACGCGCTCGTCCGCGACAACATCGAGGCGATGCTGATCGGGATCGTGCTGCTGTCGATCGTCCCGATCGTCATCGAGTTCGCCCGCGCGCGGGGCCAGTCCAAGAGGGCGGTCGCGGGGGCCCCGGACCCGGACGAGCCCCAGACCCGAGGCCGCCACGCCAAACGCTGA